In the genome of Bubalus kerabau isolate K-KA32 ecotype Philippines breed swamp buffalo chromosome 8, PCC_UOA_SB_1v2, whole genome shotgun sequence, one region contains:
- the KEL gene encoding kell blood group glycoprotein, with product MTLRVLRTLLLFSIILGLSLLLWGYVFQGCGPSPCKTSVCQDLLDLYLASGNTSVAPCTDFFSFACGNINMTGSPFQALAEENKRRVRRILETPGSWRLAPGEEKAFEFYNSCMNMSAIEAAGASPFRQVIEELGGWSIFGNWTPLDFNQTLSLLMSQYGHFPFFRAYLKPLPTPPYLPVIQIDQPELDVLLKQKQEPNYAQILREYLNYLNRLVTLLGGDPTKVGNDASYSLFINSQLNLFLRPGEQQQAQGKVFEMITIDQLQREAPAIDWLSCLQATFAPMSLSPSYRVAVHDLEYLKNMSQLLEKDLLKHRDFLQSHVIFGLVKTLSPALDSQFQEAHRSLNQKVGELTGRPPMPVHPRWMTCVEKTEAFFEPTLATLFIQETFRPSTHSAAMELFSTIKDTFISHLHTVPWMDRETRAEAQDRLTQLQVKMGPSEWALKPDPARQEYDDVQLGPSFLQTFLSCVRSRQARVIQGFLQPFSSHRWQVLPWDLKASYSIPDHVMVFPAGLLQPPFFHPGYPRAVNFGAAGSIMARELLHIFDQLLLPGGCPACDTRALQKALLCLERLYAALPSPKGTSFDVSHTLLEDAADAGALAIALKAYKKRLVLFRGETILPNLDLSPRQLFFRSYAQVMCRDPSTQDPQDIHSPPTLRVHGPLSDSPAFTRHFRCPQGALLNPSSRCQLW from the exons ATGACCTTGCGGGTGCTAAGGACCCTTCTGCTCTTCAGTATAATCCTTGGTCTTTCTCTGCTGCTTTGGGGCTATGTGTTCCAGGGCTGTGGTCCTT CCCCTTGCAAGACATCCGTGTGTCAGGACCTCCTGGATCTCTACTTGGCCTCTGGGAACACCAGTGTGGCCCCCTGCACTGATTTCTTTAGCTTCGCCTGTGGAAACATCAACATGACTGGCAGTCCTTTTCAGGCTCTTGCAGAGGAGAACAAGCGACGAGTTCGAAGAATCCTGG AAACCCCAGGTTCCTGGCGCCTGGCCCCTGGGGAGGAGAAAGCCTTTGAATTCTACAACTCCTGCATGAACATGAGTGCCATTGAGGCAGCAGGGGCCAGTCCCTTCAGACAGGTTATTGAGGAG cTTGGCGGCTGGTCGATCTTCGGTAACTGGACTCCGTTAGATTTTAACCAAACTCTGAGCCTTCTGATGAGTCAGTATGGTCACTTCCCATTCTTCAGAGCCTATTTGAAACCTCTTCCCACCCCTCCATACCTGCCAGTCATCCAG ATAGACCAGCCAGAGCTTGACGTTCTCCTCAAGCAAAAACAGGAGCCGAACTATGCCCAG ATCCTGCGGGAATACCTGAATTACCTGAATCGCCTGGTAACCTTGCTGGGAGGAGACCCAACCAAAGTGGGAAACGACGCCTCCTATTCCCTCTTCATTAACTCACAGCTGAACCTGTTCCTGAGGCCTGGGGAGCAGCAGCAGGCCCAGGGCAAGGTCTTCGAGATGATCACGATTGACCAGTTGCAG AGAGAGGCCCCTGCCATCGACTGGTTGTCCTGCTTGCAAGCAACGTTCGCACCGATGTCCCTGAGCCCCTCTTATCGCGTCGCAGTCCATGACCTGGAGTATTTGAAAAACATGTCACAACTGCTTGAGAAGGACCTGTTGAAGCACAG GGACTTTCTGCAAAGCCACGTGATCTTCGGGCTGGTGAAGACACTTTCTCCAGCCCTGGACAGTCAGTTCCAAGAGGCACACAGATCGCTGAACCAGAAAGTGGGGGAACTGACAGGACGCCCACCCATG CCGGTCCACCCTCGCTGGATGACGTGCGTGGAGAAGACAGAAGCTTTCTTCGAGCCCACACTGGCCACCTTGTTCATCCAGGAGACTTTCAGACCCAGCACCCATAGTGCT GCCATGGAATTATTCAGTACCATCAAGGATACCTTCATCTCTCACCTTCATACAGTTCCCTGGATGGATAGAGAGACCCGGGCAGAGGCCCAGGACAGG CTTACCCAACTGCAGGTGAAGATGGGGCCCTCTGAGTGGGCCCTGAAGCCAGACCCGGCCAGACAGGAATACGACGAT GTGCAACTTGGACCCAGCTTCCTCCAGACCTTCCTGAGCTGCGTCCGCTCCCGCCAAGCCAGAGTCATCCAGGGGTTCTTGCAGCCTTTCTCCAGTCACAG GTGGCAGGTGCTCCCCTGGGACCTCAAGGCTTCCTATTCAATACCTGACCACGTGATGGTCTTCCCAGCCGGACTCCTTCAACCCCCATTTTTCCACCCTGGCTATCCCAG AGCTGTGAACTTCGGCGCTGCTGGCAGCATTATGGCCCGTGAGCTGTTGCACATCTTTGACCAGCTCT TACTCCCCGGGGGCTGTCCAGCCTGTGACACCCGTGCCCTGCAGAAGGCGTTGCTGTGCCTGGAACGCCTCTATGCTGCCTTACCATCACCCAAGGGAACCTCCTTTGATGTCTCCCACACGCTCCTGGAGGATGCTGCAGACGCGGGGGCACTGGCCATCGCACTGAAG GCATACAAAAAGAGGCTAGTACTGTTCCGTGGGGAAACCATCCTGCCCAACCTAGACCTCAGCCCCCGGCAACTCTTCTTCCGAAGCTATGCCCAG GTGATGTGTAGGGACCCCAGCACCCAGGATCCTCAGGACATTCACAGCCCTCCTACCCTTCGAGTCCACGGGCCCCTAAGTGACAGTCCAGCCTTCACCAGACACTTCCGCTGTCCCCAGGGGGCCCTCCTGAACCCCTCCAGCCGCTGCCAACTCTGGTAA
- the LLCFC1 gene encoding LOW QUALITY PROTEIN: sperm-egg fusion protein LLCFC1 (The sequence of the model RefSeq protein was modified relative to this genomic sequence to represent the inferred CDS: substituted 1 base at 1 genomic stop codon) → MSSLGSQLCRAAFLGALLLLLLRVKGVKTQRESPGLDERSQKEKTPSTDQDREQFEEHFMASSVGEMWQVVDMAQQEDDKTSEVAAIRDHLFDLAFCFNLASIMVFLXGTLRRRWWPGSWMRTWTSTSAL, encoded by the exons ATGAGCTCCTTGggctcccagctctgcagggcagCATTCCTGGGcgccctcctgctgctgctgctgcgagtCAAGGGggtgaagacacagagagagagccCAGGCCTAGATGAGAGGAGTCAGAAGGAGAAGACACCCTCTACAG ACCAAGATCGAGAACAGTTTGAAGAGCACTTCATGGCCTCATCAGTGGGCGAGATGTGGCAGGTGGTGGACATGGCCCAGCAGGAGGATGACAAGACCTCAGAGGTGGCGGCGATCCGTGACCACCTGTTTGACCTCGCCTTCTGCTTTAACCTGGCCAGCATCATGGTTTTTTTATGAGGGACATTGAGGCGGAGGTGGTGGCCTGGTTCCTGGATGAGGACCTGGACATCTACCTCCGCTTTATGA